The Pseudomonas moraviensis genome contains the following window.
GTCGGTTCAGTTGGTCGACCGCTTCAAGGTTGATCGAAGCGTCTTCGCGGATTGCGGTGTGCGGGCAACCGCCGGTTTCCACGCCGATGATCCGCTCCGGCGCGAGGGCCTCGTTGCGCACCAGGAAATCGGCGTCTTCGCGGGTGTATATATCGTTGGTGACCACGGCGAGGTTGTAGCGCTCGCGCAGGGCCAGGCACAGGGCCAAAGTCAGCGCAGTCTTGCCGGAACCGACCGGGCCGCCGATGCCGACGCGCAGAGGTTGTGTTTGCATTTCATTCTCCAAAATAAACAGGCCTAAGAGCGGAAGAGACGGCTGTACTGGCGTTCATGGGCCATGCAGGCCAGGGACAGACCGAAAGCGGCGCTGCCGATGTGTTCGGGGTTGATTTGGCTTGCGTCGTGCTGCGCCTGTTGCAGCAGCGGCAGCAGCTCGCTGGTCAGGCGCTGGGCGGCTTGCTGGCCCAGCGGCAAGGTCTTCATCAATACCGCGAGCTGGTTTTCCAGCCAGCTCCACAGCCACGCGGCAAGTGCGTCCTGGGGGCTGATGCCCCAGGCGCGCGCGGCCAGTGCCCAGCACAGGGCCAGATGCGGTTCTGTGATCTGTGCAAGAAAATCGCGGGCGGACGCGTCGAGTTCCGGCAAACCGTTCAACAACTGCTGCAAGGAGTAGCCCATCTGTCGGCTCTCCAGATGCAGTTCGCGGGTTTCGCGGCTGGCACGATGGTTTTCGCAAAGTAGCTGCAGGTCGGCCCAGTTTTCGTCCGCCGCCGCCCGGCAATGCGCCAACAGCAGCGGCGCTTCGAAGCGTGCGAGATTCAGCAGCAATTGATCACTGATCCAGCGTCGGGCGCTGTCCGGGTTGTTAACCCGGCCGTTGTCCACCGCCATTTCCAGACCCTGGGAATAGCTGTAGCCGCCAATCGGCAATTGCGGACTGGCCAGACGCAGCAGCGCCCAGGCCGGATTCACAGGCGCACGCCGAACTGATGGAGTTTCGGCGCGTAGTTGAAGTCCTCGTCACCGTGGCGGGAATGATGATGGCCGCCGCCGTAGGCGCCGTGCTCCGGCTGGAACGGCGCTTCGATGGCTTCGACTTGTGCGCCGAGCTGTTCGAGCATGGCCTTGAGCACGTAATCGTCGAGCAGGCGCAGCCAGCCATCGCCGACCTGCAGGGCGACATGGCGGTTGCCGAGGTGATAGGCCGCGCGCGTCAGTTCGAACGCATTGGCGCAGGTGACATGGAGCAGTTGTTCGGGACGGGCGCAGACGCGCACGACGCGGCCGTCTTCGGCCTGCAGGCATTCGCCGTCATGCAGCGGTGGCTGGCCGCGCTCCAAAAACAACCCGACGTCTTCGCCTTCGGCACTGAAACAGCGCAAACGGCTTTTGCTGCGCGCTTCGAAGGTCAGGTGCAACTCGGCGGCCCAGACGGGTTGAGGGTCGATTCTGCGATGAATCACCAGCATCGGAAAGCTTCCAGCAATGAGCGTTGATTGGGCTAGAGCAAGGGCCGCGCCAATCGCACGAGATGTAGGAAATAGCTGTCGGCGCGCATCCGATCTTTCAACAGGTGCGGGGATTCTGGAAGGTTTTGGTGCATGAAGAATTTGTCATGCACCAAATCGAGGCTATCGCGGTGCACCCTTGTAGGAGTGAGCCTGCTCGCGATGACGGTGGATCAGTCAGTAAATATCTGACTGTTAAACCGCTATCGCGAGCAGGCTCACTTCTACAGGGGATATGTGTTGTCGCGGTAGGGGGGAGTTATTCGGTACTGCCCAGCCCTTGCCAGTGCTTGAGGCCGATGAAGATGAAGCGCAACTGTTGGGTGATCTTCGCCTGCGGCGTCAGGTGCTCCGGCAAGGCTTCGGCCGGTGGGTCGATGATGTCGGGGAGGGTGGCGAAGACTGATTTGACGATCAGGTCGGCCATCACGCTCAGACCCGCCAGATCCAGATGTTGCAGTTTGGGCATCAGCGCCAGGTCCGCCGCGAGGTCGGCGCTGATGTTTTCGCGCAAGCGTCCGATTGCCTGCCGTACCGGCAGCGAGCCGCCATACTGTTCGCGGGCGAGAAACAGGAATTGCGAGCGGTTGGCGTTGACCACATCAAGGAAGATGCGCACCGACGCATCGATGATGCCGCCCATGACGAATTCATTGTGCCGCACCAGGCGGATGGTCTCGCGGAAGGTCTGGCCGACTTCGCTGACCAGCACCAGCCCCAACTCGTCCATGTCGGCAAAGTGACGATAGAACCCAGTGGGCACGATGCCGGCGGTCTTGCTCACTTCGCGCAGGCTCAGGCTGCCGAATCCTCGGCCGCTTTCCATCAGGTGGCGGGCAGCGTCCATCAAGGCGTTGCGGGTCTGTTGTTTCTGTTCGGCGCGGGGCAGCATCGCAGGGTGTGTTCTTCGGCAGGACAAGCGCCGCACTCTAGCAAATCGGCTTTGTCGGCGTCGAACGGGGAGTCGTGCAGCGAGGAATTTACAGAAGCTGAAAAGTCAAAAGCCCAATCCGCTGATTGGGCTTTTTTGCCGGGCCGTCATGGGCTCAGCTCAGTTTGCTGTTGCGTTCGATCACACGGTCACCACCGCCTTCAGCGAGGGCTTGACCCAGTGGGGTTTTATCGAAGCCGTCATCAGCCAGGGTCTGGCCCTGTGGAGTGCGCTCGGAACCATCGGAAGCCAGGGTCTGGCCTTGTGGGGTGCGCTCGGTGCCGTCGGAGGCGAGGATCTGACCTTGAGGCGTGCGATCCGAACCGTCTTGCACCAGACCTTTTTCTTCGAGGCGATTGCGACCGTTTTCAGCCAGGGCCTGGCCTTGTGGGGTGCGATCCGAGCCGTCTTGAACCAGGCCTTTTTCTTCGAGGCGGTTGCGGCCGTTTTCAGCCAGAGTCTGACCTTGTGGAGTGCGCTCGGAACCGTCGGAAGCTACGGTCTGGCTAAACACCGAGTGGCTCGATTTGATTTGCGGAGTGGCCTGATCGGCAGCGGGCAGGGCGAAAGCAGTGCTGGCTAGCATCGACAGGGTAAGGCTGAGCAGTAATTGGCGTTTCATGATAGTGGCTCCTTGGGAGGGCGATAAAGTGGGTACGAGGGCAATGCTACTCTCGATAAGTCGATATAAAAGTTCATAAACGCAATGGTAATAATCAACAGAATTGATTGTTCCGCGCGAGGGCTCTAGCACGGGGCTTTGCGGGCGGCGGTTTTGCACCGTCGTGGGTATTTTCGACTCACTCGCGCCTCGTAAAAGTGCGGGTCGCGGTAACACTGCTCGACCGATCGGTCAGATTTGCTGCACTTTTTATGGCTTAAACTGCCTTTCGATTAAACCTGCGGGCCTTTCGCCAGTCACAGACTGCATAGGGGCCGCTTCGGTCTGCCGTTTCAGCTGTGCGTCGGGTAATCGGCGTGCAGTCGTGATCAGGAGCTTTGTGCATGACGCGCACTGGAAAAATCTTCAGTTGGACCTTCGCCATCCTCGTGCTGCTAGTGGCAGCCTTGATTCTGATCATCGTGTTCTTCGACTGGAACCGGATCAAACCCACCATCAACGCCAAAGTCTCGGAAGAACTGCACCGGGCGTTTGCTATCAATGGCAACCTCGCGGTGATCTGGCAGCGCGAGCCGGAAGAGGGCGGCTGGCGTGCCTGGGTGCCGTGGCCGCACGTGGTCGCGGAGGACCTGAGCCTGGGCAACCCGGACTGGTCGAAGCAGCCGCAGATGGTCACGCTGAAACGCGTCGAGCTGCGCATTTCGCCG
Protein-coding sequences here:
- a CDS encoding urease accessory protein UreF, which produces MNPAWALLRLASPQLPIGGYSYSQGLEMAVDNGRVNNPDSARRWISDQLLLNLARFEAPLLLAHCRAAADENWADLQLLCENHRASRETRELHLESRQMGYSLQQLLNGLPELDASARDFLAQITEPHLALCWALAARAWGISPQDALAAWLWSWLENQLAVLMKTLPLGQQAAQRLTSELLPLLQQAQHDASQINPEHIGSAAFGLSLACMAHERQYSRLFRS
- the ureE gene encoding urease accessory protein UreE is translated as MLVIHRRIDPQPVWAAELHLTFEARSKSRLRCFSAEGEDVGLFLERGQPPLHDGECLQAEDGRVVRVCARPEQLLHVTCANAFELTRAAYHLGNRHVALQVGDGWLRLLDDYVLKAMLEQLGAQVEAIEAPFQPEHGAYGGGHHHSRHGDEDFNYAPKLHQFGVRL
- a CDS encoding TetR family transcriptional regulator, producing the protein MLPRAEQKQQTRNALMDAARHLMESGRGFGSLSLREVSKTAGIVPTGFYRHFADMDELGLVLVSEVGQTFRETIRLVRHNEFVMGGIIDASVRIFLDVVNANRSQFLFLAREQYGGSLPVRQAIGRLRENISADLAADLALMPKLQHLDLAGLSVMADLIVKSVFATLPDIIDPPAEALPEHLTPQAKITQQLRFIFIGLKHWQGLGSTE